The DNA window CAAACTGCAAGTGAGTTAACTAGACCTCAAGACTCCATAAGTAGCTCTCAGTTCTCCACACAAGGTGATGTCCCCTCCCAGGTTGACGCAGGACTATCTATAATTCACATAGGAGAGACACCTTCTGAGGATGGGAAGTGTAAAAAATTCTTCAGTGATGTCTCCATCCTTGATCTTCATCAACAGTTACACTCAGGAAAGATATCCCATACATGTAATGAGTACAGGAAGAGATTCTGTTATAGCTCAGCTCTTTGTATTCATCAGAAAGTTCACATGGGAGAGAAACTCTATAAGTGTGACGTGTGTAGTAAGGAATTTAGTCAGAACTCACAACTGCAAACTCATCAGAGaatccacactggagagaaaccattcAAATGTGAGCAGTGTGGGAAAAGTTTCAGCCGTAGATCAGgaatgtatgttcattgcaaatTACACACAGGAGTGAAACCTCATATTTGTGaggaatgtgggaaggccttcatTCACAATTCCCAGCTTCGGGAACATCAAAGAATCCATACTGGGGAGAAGCCATTCAAATGTTACATATGTGGTAAGAGCTTCCATAGTAGATCAAATCTTAATAGGCATTCCATGGTCCACATGCGAGAGAAATCATTTAGATGTGATACCTGTAGTTATAGCTTTGGTCAGAGACCAGCACTTAATAGTCATTGCATGGACCACACAGGAGAGAAACtatacaaatgtgaagaatgtggaagGAGCTTCACTTGTAGGCAAGATCTTTGTAAGCATCAGATGGACCATACAGGAGACAAACCATATAATTGTAACGTATGTGGGAAGGGCTTCAGGTGGTCCTCCTGTCTTTCAAGACATCAGCGGGTCCACAATGGAGAAACAACATTCAAGTGCGACGGATGTGGGAAGAGATTTTATATGAATTCACAGGGCCATTCACATCAGAGAGCCTACAGAGAAGAAGAACTGTATAAATGTCAGAAGTGTGGGAAGGGCTACATTAGTAAGTTTAATCTTGACTTGCATCAGAGGGTCCACACGGGAGAGAGACCTTATAATTGTAAGGAATGTGGAAAGAGCTTCAGGTGGGCCTCAGGTATTTtgagacataagagactccatactggagaaaaaccatTCAAATGTGAAGAGTGTGGGAAGAGGTTTACTGAGAATTCAAAACTTCGTTTCCATcaaagaattcacactggagaaaagccTTACAAATGTGAGGAGTGTGGAAAGGGATTCAGATGGGCCTCAACTCATCTAACCCATCTAAGACTCCACAGCAGAGAAAAACTATTCCAATGTGAGGATTGTGGGAAGAGCAGTGAGTACAGTTCATGCCTTCAAGACCAACAAAGAGACCACAGTGGAGAAAAAACATCCAAATGTGAGGACTGTGGGAAGCGCTACAAGAGGCGCTTGAATCTAGATatgattttatcattatttttaaatgatacataaTTATTGTCCATATTTATGGGTTACAgcatatttcaatatatatatacaatgtataatgatcaaatcagtgttattagcatatccatcacctttatcatttatttgtgttgatcgtttatcatttctttgtgttttgaacCTTCAAAAACTGCTGttctagttatttgaaaataagttattattaattatagtcaccttTAGTGCTGTGGAACACTAGAACTTGTTCCTTTCATCTTATTGTACTTTCGTATCTGTTAACCAATATTTCATCATCCACCCTCCCTCCTACTTTTCTCTTCTAGTAATTGCTATGCCACgctgcttctgcttttttttttttttttttttttttttttttttttttttgagaacagagTCTTCCAGGCTTGAGTGTAGTCGCAcgatcctgactcactgcagcctccacctcctgggttcaagcgattctcctgcctaaacctcctgagtagcagggattacaggcatgcgccaccacacccggctaatttttgtactttttttttttttttgagacggagtatccctgtcacccagtctggagtgcaatggcctgatctcggctcactgcaacctctgcctcctgggttcaaacgattctccctgcctcagcctaccgagtagctgggactatagg is part of the Nomascus leucogenys isolate Asia chromosome 17, Asia_NLE_v1, whole genome shotgun sequence genome and encodes:
- the ZNF284 gene encoding zinc finger protein 284 codes for the protein MTMFREAVTFKDVAVVFTKEELGLLDLSQRKLYRDVMLENFRNLLSVGHQPSHRDTFHFRREEKFWIMETATQTEGNSGGKIQTELESVPATGPHEEWSCQQIWEQTASELTRPQDSISSSQFSTQGDVPSQVDAGLSIIHIGETPSEDGKCKKFFSDVSILDLHQQLHSGKISHTCNEYRKRFCYSSALCIHQKVHMGEKLYKCDVCSKEFSQNSQLQTHQRIHTGEKPFKCEQCGKSFSRRSGMYVHCKLHTGVKPHICEECGKAFIHNSQLREHQRIHTGEKPFKCYICGKSFHSRSNLNRHSMVHMREKSFRCDTCSYSFGQRPALNSHCMDHTGEKLYKCEECGRSFTCRQDLCKHQMDHTGDKPYNCNVCGKGFRWSSCLSRHQRVHNGETTFKCDGCGKRFYMNSQGHSHQRAYREEELYKCQKCGKGYISKFNLDLHQRVHTGERPYNCKECGKSFRWASGILRHKRLHTGEKPFKCEECGKRFTENSKLRFHQRIHTGEKPYKCEECGKGFRWASTHLTHLRLHSREKLFQCEDCGKSSEYSSCLQDQQRDHSGEKTSKCEDCGKRYKRRLNLDMILSLFLNDT